From the genome of Nicotiana sylvestris chromosome 2, ASM39365v2, whole genome shotgun sequence, one region includes:
- the LOC104223396 gene encoding uncharacterized protein — translation MQAGGIGGTLFYQCIICSKYFDSSQGLAGHSKGHLGHGWKKGTSHRKVFLPYNPIYLQQQRQQQQQQGCGSVAVSTDSSPLPINVAPQLPIIMQPQQAAAAGSVASRESNVVAKPKPKPKADQPQNVASSSSRVGPPRKKHYLRFRDMKILARLTPRLAKEEQEIILRLVDCAMDQAKQAKMKNIDVEVIQNKDSAAADGIRTSTKKDVVTVEDSGDESKNM, via the exons ATGCAGGCCGGAGGAATTGGAGGTACGTTGTTTTACCAGTGTATTATTTGTTCAAAATACTTTGATTCAAGCCAAGGTCTTGCTGGTCATTCAAAGGGACATTTGGGACATGGCTGGAAAAAAGGAACTTCACATAGGAAAGTGTTTTTGCCATATAATCCCATTTATCTGCAGCAGCAGCGgcaacaacagcagcagcagggTTGTGGTTCTGTTGCTGTATCAACAGACTCAAGTCCTCTTCCGATTAATGTTGCTCCTCAATTGCCAATTATCATGCAACCACAACAAGCTGCTGCTGCTGGTTCTGTAGCATCTAGAGAATCAAATGTTGTGGCCaaaccaaaaccaaaaccaaaagcTGATCAGCCACAGAATGTTGCTAGCTCTTCTAGCCGCGTAGGTCCTCCTCGTAAGAAGCATTATTTGAGGTTTCGGGACATGAAGATTCTGGCTAGGCTTACCCCTCGTCTTGCTAAAGAGGAGCAAGAAATCATTTTGCGACTTGTTGATTGTGCTATGGACCAG GCGAAACAAGCAAAGATGAAGAACATTGACGTCGAGGTGATTCAAAACAAAGATTCAGCAGCGGCAGATGGGATCAGAACCAGTacaaaaaaagatgttgtcaccGTTGAGGACTCTGGTGATGAGTCCAAAAACATGTAG